A genomic segment from Gossypium hirsutum isolate 1008001.06 chromosome D04, Gossypium_hirsutum_v2.1, whole genome shotgun sequence encodes:
- the LOC107898553 gene encoding monooxygenase 2 yields the protein MSSHSVGMEIVEDVVIVGAGIAGLTTSLGLHRLGIRSLVLESSEGLRITGFAFTTWENAWKALDAIGIGDSLRRQHYLLSSIVVASTVLEKPAISEMSFKGHAIRCVQRRSLLETLAKELPNGTIRFSSKVVSIDESENHFKRLHLADGAILKTKVLIGCDGVNSVVAKWLGLQNPVFSGRSAIRGNAHFKGGHGFEPKYRQFVGKGVRSGFLPCDDENVYWFFTWTPATKEEEMEDNPLKLKQLVTSKLKDTSDEMKSVIEKTLLDDIISSPLRYRKPWELLWGNISKGNVCVAGDALHPMTPDIGQGGCSALEDGVVLARCLGEALLKPGVEDEEYERIEMGLKKYGQERKWRSFDLITTAFMVGFIQQHDGKVMSYLRDKFMLRFLSGLLLRKAGFDCGKL from the exons ATGAGCAGCCACAGTGTTGGAATGGAGATTGTTGAAGACGTAGTGATAGTAGGGGCTGGAATTGCTGGTCTCACCACATCCTTGGGACTCCATAG GCTGGGAATTCGTAGTTTAGTATTGGAATCATCGGAGGGATTAAGGATCACCGGATTTGCTTTCACGACGTGGGAAAATGCATGGAAAGCTTTGGATGCTATTGGCATCGGTGATTCTCTACGCCGTCAACATTACCTGTTGTCTAG CATAGTAGTTGCTTCTACAGTCTTAGAGAAGCCGGCGATATCGGAGATGTCATTCAAGGGTCATGCTATTCGTTGTGTTCAACGGCGATCATTGTTGGAAACACTAGCAAAGGAACTCCCCAATGGAACCATAAGGTTCTCTTCTAAAGtggtttccattgatgaatctgaAAACCACTTTAAACGACTGCATCTTGCCGATGGAGCCATCCTCAAAACCAAG GTCTTGATAGGATGCGATGGAGTGAACTCAgtggtggcaaaatggcttggtttaCAAAACCCTGTTTTCTCAGGTCGATCAGCAATTAGAGGCAATGCGCATTTCAAAGGCGGTCATGGATTTGAACCTAAATACAGACAGTTCGTTGGCAAAGGTGTTCGATCAGGATTCCTTCCTTGTGATGATGAGAATGTTTATTGGTTTTTTACTTGGACTCCAGCCACTAAAG AAGAAGAAATGGAAGACAACCCACTTAAGCTAAAGCAATTGGTAACAAGCAAGCTCAAAGATACATCCGATGAAATGAAATCTGTCATTGAAAAAACACTGCTAGACGACATCATATCATCGCCATTAAGATACAGAAAACCGTGGGAGCTGCTTTGGGGAAACATTAGCAAAGGCAACGTTTGTGTAGCCGGTGATGCTCTTCATCCCATGACCCCAGATATCGGCCAAGGTGGGTGTTCAGCCTTGGAAGACGGCGTCGTTCTCGCTAGATGCCTTGGTGAAGCCTTGTTGAAACCAGGGGTTGAGGATGAAGAATATGAGAGGATTGAAATGGGGTTGAAGAAATATGGtcaagaaagaaaatggagaagcTTTGATTTGATTACTACTGCTTTCATGGTGGGTTTTATACAACAACACGATGGGAAGGTGATGAGTTATTTGAGGGATAAGTTTATGTTGAGGTTCTTGTCTGGGTTGTTGTTAAGGAAGGCTGGTTTTGATTGTGGTAAGCTTTGA